GTCTCCCGCGTGCCCGAGATTCAGGCCGCGCTCCAGGCCTGCATTCGCGTCTTCCGCGCCGAAAACAGCGGCGCCGATCCGTCGGAGTTCGCCGGCTATGTCCGCGGCCGCGCCGCCGGCAACGCCGACGCCGCCCTCGTCTGCGAGTTCATCGACGGCACCCGGCGCCTCTTCGGGCACATCAGCGGCATCGGCCTGACGCGCAACGAAATCGCCGCCGCCAAGTCCGTCCTCATTCGCCCGCTGCGCGCCCCCGGCCTCCCGGCCGGTGCCATTCGCGACCTCATCGAGCCGCCCGCCACCGCCACCGCGCGGGCTCCTCTCCCCGGTCAACCCGTAATCCTCAGCCAGAACGTCACCGCCTACTGACCCAACTTGAGTTCCCCCTGAAAAACCATGAGCATCGACACATCCAGGTTTCTTGAACCCGTCCCCGGCGACGATCCAGCCGGCGAAGATCTCGCCGCCTCCGGCGCGCTCTTCGAACTCGACCGCATGATCCTCGGCAAGCCCGAGACGCAATTCTCCCCCGCCGAGGAGGCCGACTGGCGCGCGGTGCGCGAGCGTTGCGAGGAACTGCTTGGCAAGTCCAAGGACCTCCGCGTGGCCACGGCGCTCGCCGTCGCCCTCCTCAAAACCCAGGGCCTTCCCGGTTTCGCCGCCGGCCTCGCGCTCGTGCGCGGCATGCTGGAGACGTATTGGGAAACCCTCCATCCCAAGCTCGACCCCGAGGACGACAACGACCCGCAGGAGCGCGTCAATGGCCTCAATAACCTTGCCGCCCCCATCGGCACCGCCAGCGATCCCTACAAGACCATCGAAACCCTCCGCAAGACCCCTCTCACCCAGTCCCGCGAGGCCGGCGCCTGGGGGCTCGACGCCATCCTCGCCGCGCGCGATGGCACGCCCCTGCTCGACGGCAGCGCCGCCCCCTCCACCGCACTCATCGACGGCGCGTTCACCGATTCTCCGCCCGAATTCCTGGCCGAGACCGCGACGGCCATCGAGTCCGCGCTGGAAAACTCCCAGGCGATAACCGCCTATTTCACCGATACGCTCTCCGCCTCCACCTGGCCGACCTTCGATCCGCTCGTCGCCGACCTGAAGAAATTGAAAAACACCGTCGCTTCGCATGCCGGCGCGGAGGGCGGGGCAGGGGAGCCCGATGCCGCTTCGGGAGCGGACGACGATGCGGGTGGCGCGCCTTCCTCCGGCGGCGCGTCCGTCGGGCGCCGCGCCCCCGAGGGCATCGCGACCCGCGAGGATGTCGTCCGCACCATCGACCTCATCATTGCCTACTACTCCCGCAACGAACCCTCCAGCCCCATCCCGCTCATTCTCGAGCGTGTGAAGCGCCTCGTCCCCATGAGCTTCATGGACATCATTAAGGACATGACGCCCGACGCGATGGACCGCGTCACCCTCATCACCGGCGCCAAACCCCCGGAGGACTCCCTCTAGCCCGCGCGCGCCGCGTTTCCATTTCTCGCGGAGCAATCCGCCGAAAACAACAACCTCGTCAGAGCAACCATAACCAAAACCAACCCCCATAAAATAACATGGCCAAAGCAAGTAGTCAGAAATTCATCGCGCGCAACCGCGCGCCCCGGGTTCAGATCGAATACGATGTTGAGCTCTACGGTTCCGAAAAAAAGGTCCAGCTCCCGTTCGTCATGGGCGTGATGGCCGATCTTTCCGGCAATCCCGCCGAGCCGCTCGATGCCGTCGCCGACCGCAAGTTCCTCGAAATCGACGTGGACAACTTCGACGACCGCATGAAGTCCGCCAAGCCCCGCGTCACCCTCCAGGTGCCCAACACCCTCACCGGCGAGGGCAACCTCAACGTCGAACTCAACTTCGAGAGCATGGACGACTTCTCGCCCGCCGCCGTCGCGCGGAAGGTGGACGCCCTCAACAAGCTCCTCACCACCCGCGAGCAGCTCTCCAACCTCCTCACCTACATGGATGGCAAGACCGGCGCCGAGGACCTCA
This genomic stretch from Termitidicoccus mucosus harbors:
- the tssA gene encoding type VI secretion system protein TssA — encoded protein: MSIDTSRFLEPVPGDDPAGEDLAASGALFELDRMILGKPETQFSPAEEADWRAVRERCEELLGKSKDLRVATALAVALLKTQGLPGFAAGLALVRGMLETYWETLHPKLDPEDDNDPQERVNGLNNLAAPIGTASDPYKTIETLRKTPLTQSREAGAWGLDAILAARDGTPLLDGSAAPSTALIDGAFTDSPPEFLAETATAIESALENSQAITAYFTDTLSASTWPTFDPLVADLKKLKNTVASHAGAEGGAGEPDAASGADDDAGGAPSSGGASVGRRAPEGIATREDVVRTIDLIIAYYSRNEPSSPIPLILERVKRLVPMSFMDIIKDMTPDAMDRVTLITGAKPPEDSL
- the tssB gene encoding type VI secretion system contractile sheath small subunit, with protein sequence MAKASSQKFIARNRAPRVQIEYDVELYGSEKKVQLPFVMGVMADLSGNPAEPLDAVADRKFLEIDVDNFDDRMKSAKPRVTLQVPNTLTGEGNLNVELNFESMDDFSPAAVARKVDALNKLLTTREQLSNLLTYMDGKTGAEDLIAKLLNDPALLNTVSASAKPAGE